The stretch of DNA CAATTAACGGTTGGTGGGATTGATATCGCCTCGCAAACAAAAGAGCAGATTCTTGATTGGATCGGATATGTACCACAGGATCATGTGTTATTCTCACGTACAATTCGAGAAAATATTTTGTTTGGTAAAGAGGATGCAACAGATGCTGATATGGAGAATGCTATTCGCCTTGCATACTTTGAAAAGGATTTAGAAAATTTACCGATGGGGGTTGAAACCCTTGTTGGTGAAAAAGGGGTTTCTTTATCGGGGGGACAAAAGCAGCGTGTGTCGATTGCGCGTGCCCTTATTAAAGATCCTGAAATATTAATTCTAGATGACTCACTATCAGCGGTCGATGCCAAAACAGAAGCTCGTATTATTAAAAATATTCAAAAGGAACGAAGTGGCAAGACAACGATCATTACGACACATCGTTTGTCTAGTGTGCAGCATGCAAATGAAATTATCGTCCTAGATGAGGGACAAATTACAGAGCAAGGAACACATGAAGAGCTTATCGGACAAAATGGCTGGTATAAAGAACAATTTGACCGTCAGCAGCTAGAAGGAGGCGGGTCATGAGTACGAGTAAACGATTATTGAAATATGCTTTGGATTTTAAGCGGCCCATTTTTCTTGGATTATTTTTCTTAACAGCCGCAGTATTTACCGATCTTGCAGGTCCATTCATTGCAAAATATATTATCGATGAGCATATGACAATTGGAAGAATTGAAATCAAGCCGATTGCTTGGCTGCTTTGTTTATATTTTATTTTAGCCATTGCAACAGCTATTTTACGTTACTTTATGTTTATTTATTTGCAAAGTGGTGCAAACCGTGTTGTACAGAAATTACGTCAGGATGTATTTGGTCATATTCAAACATTGCCGATTCAGTATTTCGATAATCTGCCAGCTGGAAAAATTGTGGCCCGTGTCACCAATGATACAGAAGCAATAAGAAATTTATATGTGACAGTCCTTTCTAATTTTGCAACAGGCCTTATTTCGATAGCAGGTGTATATATTGCGCTATTTATATTAAATTGGAAATTGGCGATCATTGCCTTAATCTTGCTTCCAATCGTCTATCTTTGGATGATTCTATATCGAAGATTTGCGTCGCGATACAATAAAGTGATTCGCAAAAAAATTGCTGATATTAATGCCATGATTAATGAATCCATTCAAGGCATGACCATTATTCAAGCCTTTCGTCGTGAAAAGCAAATGACGAAAGAATTTGATGAAATGAACGATGAACATTATGCCTATCAGCGAAAATTATTGTTATTAGATTCAGCAACGTCTTTTAACTTAGTAAATACGATTCGTCTCATGATGTTTTCGATTTTTATTATTTATTTTGGGACACAATCCCTTACGACAGCAGAGATTGTGTCATCAGGTACTCTATATGCTTTTGTCGATTATTTAACGAGACTATTCAATCCGATTACGCAAATCGTCAATCAGTTTTCACAGCTAGAACGCTCACTTGTGGCAGGGAACCGGGTGTTTGAAGTGTTAGATACAAATGGGGAAAAGGTATCGCAAGAAATGATGCCAAAATATGATGGGCATGTCCTATTCGAAGATGTATCATTCGCTTACAAAAACGATGAATATGTTTTGAAAAATGTATCTTTTGAAGCGAATCGCGGTGAAACAGTGGCCCTTGTTGGCCATACGGGTTCTGGAAAAAGCTCCATTATGAATCTACTATTCCGCTTCTATGATCCATCTAAGGGTAAGATTTATATTGATGGTATCGACGTAACGACTGTGCCAAGACAGACGATGCGCCAGCATATGGGCATTGTTTTACAAGATCCATATTTATTTACAGGAACGATCGCGTCCAATGTCAGTTTGAATGATCCAAAAATTACACGGGAAAAGATAGAAGAAGCATTGAAAGCAGTTGGTGCGGAACGAGTTCTGAGCCATCTCGAAAAAGGAATCGATGAACCTGTTATCGAAAAAGGAAGCACACTCTCTTCTGGCCAGCGTCAGCTTGTTTCCTTTGCACGAGCACTCGCCTTTGACCCTGCGATTTTAATATTGGATGAGGCCACATCCAATATTGATACAGAGACAGAAGAAATCATTCAGCATGCGATGGATGTTCTTAAGAAAGGACGTACGACGTTTATTATCGCACACCGTCTTTCAACCATTAAAAATGCCGACCGTATTCTTGTATTAGATCGTGGCGTCATTAAAGAACAAGGTACGCATGATGAATTGCTGGCTCATGGCGGCATTTATGACCAAATGTATCAAATGCAGGCAAAATCACTACAAGTATAAAGATTAGTAAGAGGGGAAGAGTTTCTCACTATATCTCAGCCAAATTATAGGAATGAAAAATAAAGTATTTTTGTTATGAGGAATGCTTTGCCAAGGAATTCAAACGTTGAATGGTCTCATGAACGCCTGATGGGACCACTTCGCCATATGATTTAAGCATTTAGTGGTCTCATGAACGCCTGATGGGACCACTTCGCCATATGATTTAAGCATTTAGTGGTCTCATGAACGCCTGATGGGACCACTTCGCCATATGATTTAAGCATTTAGTGGTCTCATGAATGACTGATGAGACCACTTCGCCATATGATCTAAGCATTTAATGGTCTCATGAACGCCTGATGAGACCACTTGGGTATGTAAGTTTCATTTATGTAACGCATAATAATATTTAAAAATTCTAAAAATGGGGTTATTCTCTTTGAAACAGCAACTATACTCATATTGTTTAAAAGGCGATATTAATAAAGCTTATGACTATCTGCAAAGATTGGATGAAAATAAAAGCTTAGAAAAGCTTACAAAAAAATTCTACAATCGCTTTTTTTCTGAGAAGCCAGTATTTCAATATAAAGTAAAAGATACATGGATTAGAAGTATCATCAAAGTATATAACCAATACTTTATTTCCGTATTAACCAATAAAATGAATAAGAAGGATGCTGAAAGTCTATTAATGAAGCAACTAATAGAGTTGTTACCAACCAATGAGACTTTTGGTGATATAGATTCTGTTGAAGATCGATTAGCTGAAGAGTTTAAGATGAAAGGTTTCTATTTTCTTGGAGGAGTTACTCCGCCTTTTAGGGGTCCGTACATATGGGGGAAAGAAGAGTCAGTTGAATATGAAGTTTCACTTCCGACTGGCTCTAAAAAGGTAAATGTCATTTTTATGTCAGATTTTATTATGCAAAGCTGGCTGCATTTTGCTACATTTGGTGGAAGGACAGCAGGGGGATGGGCAACTAAAAATGCGTTGTATTGTGTAAAAGAAAGGTATGAGAAAGTTCTAGATAAACCGGATTTTTTATACTCATACCTTGCTCATGAAGCACAACATTTTTCAGATTATGAAGACTTCCCCTGCCTACTTTCTCGAGACTTAGAGTACCGAGCAAAATTAGTAGAGCTCATCTATCACCCTTTAAATAATAAAGTTTTAATGAAGAAGTTTTTATCAGATGCAGACAATAATAAAGAAAATCCTCATCCTTATTCAAGTTTTGTCATTTGTACGAATTTATCAAAGGCAATCTTTAACCAAGACTATGAGAGTAATCTTGAAAAATGGAAAAAAATCGACTCTCACTTATTAAGTAAGTACGCTAAAGAGCTATTTCAAAGACATACCGACCTACTAAACAAACATGGTAAAGATAAAGTAGAAGGTGTTATATAAAAAAGGATTCTAGAGTATTAGGTTAATATTATAAAAGGATAATGAAGGGACGTAATAACAAGTGGATATTAGAAAACCTAACGATTTAGAGCTTAATAAGGTTATGTTACTTTCTCCACAAGCTGTATTTGATGGCACTTTGGGTGAAGTAAAGCCGACAAATGAAAAAATTAAACATCTTGTTGAACCGCTACTTGAAAAGGGTTGCTATTATTTAATAGCAACAGAAAACGATCATTTAATGGGCTGGATTCTTATAGGGGCAAGCAAAGATCAATTTACCGATAGGATGAATGGATTTATTTATGAACTATTTGTTTTAGAAGAATTTAGAGGGAACGGGATTTCTAAAAGGTTAATGAAAACGGCCATTGACCATCTAAAACAAGATGGATATCCTGAAGTTCGACTAAGTGCATTTGCAGGGAATCATGCTATTAAATTATACGAAAAAATGGGCTTTAGCATAAGAACAGTTACAATGAGCTTGCCGTTATAAGTAACTGGCTTCAATAACATTTGCCCAATGCATGCACATTAAAGGTGGTTTGAAAAAAGCCAATGGTTATGGACAGCTATAACAGTGATTCCTCTTCTTCGTAACGGTTTCGCGTAGGTTAAGACTTTGCCCATTTCTGTAATAGGTGCTTTTTCACGAATATTCCCTAGATCTTTTGGAGGTGTTTGAAATTAATAAAAGGATAAGAGTAATTCTTGGATTAGTTGGTAGCTTTATTTTATGCCTTTTTGGAGTATATGGTTTAGTGAGTGAGAATCCAATATCAAGTTTAGCATATGCCCCTATAATATTAGCGGTCGGTGGCTTTATTGGATTTATTGGAGGTATGATTGAACTTAAAAAAATAAATGGTGCCTAAACAAACAGATGCATTCCTTAAAAGAGGGATGCTTAATTTTTATTAAGAAAATTCATTGATCCATAGTGTATGCTTGCTCCAACAATTGTAGAGGGAGTCTGATTAAATTGGAAAGACTATTAGAACAGCTAAAAAAAGCTGGAGTCCATATTATGAAAAATGATTTTGATATTCTTTTAGAAAATTTCAATGATGAATTAAATAATTCCAGTGAAATAGACGTTCTTATAAATGGGCTTATATCGAACATAACAAGAAGTGAACATAAAAAAATATTATTAGAATGTCCTATGACTCTCTTAAACAATTTGAGCAATACGAAAGAAAAAATGAAAATCGTTGGTGAAAGAGTAATATTTACTAAGGATTTTTCGGAGCGATTGGCTATTTCGGTTCCACCTTATGAAGTATGGTCAATAACTGAGCCGAGGGCCATATCGTTTTTATCTGAAGTGATGGGTGTAGATAAAACAGAGAAATTTCTTATGAGTATGAGAAGTGAATTACCAACACAAGTGAATAAAATGTTTACTGTCTATGTCATTGACAATGACCCTATTGGTGTGGTGTTTCCTCATATTGAACCTGAAACAGATCAAGAAGGACGGATTTTTTGGATAGGAATTCATCCTAAATTTCTTGGAAAAGGATTTGGAAAGGACCTGCATTTAATAGGGTTATACAGGTTGCATCATGAATTTAAGGCAAAATCTTATCTTGGGGCAACAAAAATAGAAAACCTCTCCATGAGAAAAATTATGAGTGCAAACGGATGCCATCAACATAAAAATAGTGTCATATCATTGGAATATTCCTTATAGAATGTGAGGGTTAATAAATGAGACAGATTATAGCAATGGGTGGAGGCGGTTTCTCAATGGAGCCAGATAACCTTCTGCTCGACCGGTATATACTAGCTCAAGTTAAGAAAGAGTTGCCAAAAGTATGTTTTATTCCTACTGCCAGCGGAGACGCAGCAGGCTATATTGAAAGATTTTATGAGGCATTTAAAACATTACAATGTCAGCCATCACACTTATCGTTATTTGAGCCCAACTTTGAAGATTTAGAGCAATATGTACTTGAGCAAGACATTATATATGTGGGTGGAGGCAATACGAGAAATATGCTTCTTTTGTGGAAGGAATGGGGATTAGATAAAGCTTTGAGAAAAGCGTATGAAAACGGGACGATTCTTTCTGGACTAAGCGCTGGTTCAAATTGCTGGTTTGAAGAAGGACTAACAGACCCAATAAACGCACCACTACATAAAATAAATTGTTTAGGTTTTTTGAAGGGAAGCCATAGCCCTCACTATGATGGAGAGGAAAAAAGGAGACCCTCTTATCATCAATTAATCTTAGAGGGAAAAATGCAAGAAGGCTATGCAGCTGATGACGGAGCAGCGTTACACTTTGTAGATGAATCTTTAACTAAGACTGTAAGCTCAAGGCCAAAAGCGAAGGCTTACTTTGTTAAAAGTGAAGGTCGTAGAATTATTGAAACCGAATTGAACACCATTTACTTAGGTGATAAATAGGAAGTTTCTTCAACGAATGGGGGTGTTACTAGAAAAGTAGTAATGCTCTTTTCTTTCTTGAAGTTACGTGGCAGCCAAAATCACAGAAAGTGAATTTCAGTTGTATGAGCGAAGATAACTTACCAAAATCATCTGCTATAATCGCTACAAGAATTGAGTACCATAAGAATGACTTATGATTTAAAAACTATGTGTCTTAAAGGTGAATAAAATGACTAAATTTACGAAATGGGCAGATATGGAGACTGAATCAAAAATAATTAAATGTAGTATAGGGAGCGTAATATTTCTATCTATTGTAATAGCAGCACTTGTTCTTTTTATGATTGCTAATTTTCTTTTCAAAATTTACTTTTTGGATTATCGATTTGATGATGGAGAATTAGAGCCGCCTATTGAGCAAACT from Cytobacillus dafuensis encodes:
- a CDS encoding ABC transporter ATP-binding protein, which gives rise to MSTSKRLLKYALDFKRPIFLGLFFLTAAVFTDLAGPFIAKYIIDEHMTIGRIEIKPIAWLLCLYFILAIATAILRYFMFIYLQSGANRVVQKLRQDVFGHIQTLPIQYFDNLPAGKIVARVTNDTEAIRNLYVTVLSNFATGLISIAGVYIALFILNWKLAIIALILLPIVYLWMILYRRFASRYNKVIRKKIADINAMINESIQGMTIIQAFRREKQMTKEFDEMNDEHYAYQRKLLLLDSATSFNLVNTIRLMMFSIFIIYFGTQSLTTAEIVSSGTLYAFVDYLTRLFNPITQIVNQFSQLERSLVAGNRVFEVLDTNGEKVSQEMMPKYDGHVLFEDVSFAYKNDEYVLKNVSFEANRGETVALVGHTGSGKSSIMNLLFRFYDPSKGKIYIDGIDVTTVPRQTMRQHMGIVLQDPYLFTGTIASNVSLNDPKITREKIEEALKAVGAERVLSHLEKGIDEPVIEKGSTLSSGQRQLVSFARALAFDPAILILDEATSNIDTETEEIIQHAMDVLKKGRTTFIIAHRLSTIKNADRILVLDRGVIKEQGTHDELLAHGGIYDQMYQMQAKSLQV
- a CDS encoding GNAT family N-acetyltransferase: MERLLEQLKKAGVHIMKNDFDILLENFNDELNNSSEIDVLINGLISNITRSEHKKILLECPMTLLNNLSNTKEKMKIVGERVIFTKDFSERLAISVPPYEVWSITEPRAISFLSEVMGVDKTEKFLMSMRSELPTQVNKMFTVYVIDNDPIGVVFPHIEPETDQEGRIFWIGIHPKFLGKGFGKDLHLIGLYRLHHEFKAKSYLGATKIENLSMRKIMSANGCHQHKNSVISLEYSL
- a CDS encoding Type 1 glutamine amidotransferase-like domain-containing protein → MRQIIAMGGGGFSMEPDNLLLDRYILAQVKKELPKVCFIPTASGDAAGYIERFYEAFKTLQCQPSHLSLFEPNFEDLEQYVLEQDIIYVGGGNTRNMLLLWKEWGLDKALRKAYENGTILSGLSAGSNCWFEEGLTDPINAPLHKINCLGFLKGSHSPHYDGEEKRRPSYHQLILEGKMQEGYAADDGAALHFVDESLTKTVSSRPKAKAYFVKSEGRRIIETELNTIYLGDK
- a CDS encoding GNAT family N-acetyltransferase — its product is MDIRKPNDLELNKVMLLSPQAVFDGTLGEVKPTNEKIKHLVEPLLEKGCYYLIATENDHLMGWILIGASKDQFTDRMNGFIYELFVLEEFRGNGISKRLMKTAIDHLKQDGYPEVRLSAFAGNHAIKLYEKMGFSIRTVTMSLPL